TGTACGGTTCCGATCCCGATTGGCAGTTGAGGTCCCCCGTCACGACGACCGGCTCGTCGACCGCGATGTCGGCGCTGCGTCGCCGGAGGAGGGTCGCGCTCTCCTCCCTCGCGGTCGCCCCGCGGTGATCGAAGTGCGTGTTGAAGTGATAGAACGTCCCGTCCGTCACCGTGTCACGGAGCCGAACGTACCGCACCATCCGGGACAGCGCCGCGTCCCAGCCCCGACTCGGCGTCCCCGGCGTCTCCGAGAGCCAGAACGACCCCTCGTCTTCCAGCGTGAACCGCTCGCGCCGGAACCCCAGCGCCGGATGATCGCCGTAATCCTCGCTCCCCGCCCGTCCAGCCTCCAACCACTCGAACCCCGGAAGCGCCGACCGGATCTCAGCGACCTGAGAGTGAAACGCCTCCTGCAGGCCGACGACGTCCGGCCGGTGGAACCGGATCGTCGTCGTCACCGGTTCCCGGCGACGCTCCCAGGCGTGTGGTCCGCCAGGCGGCGACGGATACCGGACGTTGTACGTCATGAGACGGATACTCGCCGCACAGTCTCCTGGCTGGGGAGTCACGAGTGTAACTGGCACGCGATGGCCGATTCGTGTCGCTCGACGACCTCGTGGACGTGTTCGAGAT
This Halorientalis sp. IM1011 DNA region includes the following protein-coding sequences:
- a CDS encoding endonuclease/exonuclease/phosphatase family protein — protein: MTYNVRYPSPPGGPHAWERRREPVTTTIRFHRPDVVGLQEAFHSQVAEIRSALPGFEWLEAGRAGSEDYGDHPALGFRRERFTLEDEGSFWLSETPGTPSRGWDAALSRMVRYVRLRDTVTDGTFYHFNTHFDHRGATAREESATLLRRRSADIAVDEPVVVTGDLNCQSGSEPYRRLTEESAAESRRLCDAATTAEMSSHGPSTSMTTFSNLVPEKKIDYVLVDPDARAIQHGICSDTYDGGLYPSDHLPVLADVVLSDD